The proteins below come from a single Crossiella sp. CA-258035 genomic window:
- a CDS encoding transglycosylase domain-containing protein, with protein sequence MLFPAVGALGVVSNRASDTVDSISSDLVQKDPPLLTTVLDAQGNQIAYLFDQYRVLAGPEKIADTMKAAIVSIEDQRFYDHEGVDWRGAMRALVTNTVEGKVAQGGSTLTQQYVKNYLMHVVATNKVEQAKAQEQTPARKLREMRIALQLERKLTKDEILTRYLNIVPFGASTYGVAAAAKTYFDTTPDKLTIAQAALLAGMVNEPSGLNPKRNPEAALTRRNLVIGEMGRQGRIPVDVAETAKKEPLGTTPDFRNPPYGCIGAGPDNGFFCKYVIDYLAKIGYSEDTLKRGGFTIRTTLDPRVTQASKKAVQGRVPKDANGVANTMAVVQPGKDKHKVLALVANRDYGLDQDKGQTTYALPSAAANKFGAGSIYKIFTAAAALERGMGINNTIDTPTSYTSKVFKGGATRCPPAGGGERWYCLSNAGDSYPPQMTLQTALATSPNTGFVILEERVGMGPVVDMASRLGLRETMQLNVAGVKPDTKSKRDDLNRSQSDYWRNNKGAFTLGPAAVSTLELANVSATMISGGVWCPPSPIEQVLDRNGKPLQLNEAPCEQAVPEGLANGLVQGLSKDDLPGGTAAGARPKEWNRPMLGKTGTTQDHKSAGFVGATPQYAGAVLTFNDGNRPQVICKGNPPRLCGGNTNGGIFGSSVSAPTWFDAMGAIHGDQPVQQLPGADPRYLNGGDEAKVPNVVGMMVNEATSKLQSAGYKVTTQNRNGAQPKGTVIGQNPRGAALPGETITLWVSTGVVPPPTGTTEPPPGETEPPPTGGITIDPVEPTGGG encoded by the coding sequence ATGCTGTTCCCTGCGGTGGGCGCGCTGGGGGTGGTCTCCAACCGCGCTAGTGACACAGTCGACAGCATCTCCTCGGACCTGGTCCAGAAGGACCCGCCACTGCTGACCACCGTGCTCGACGCCCAGGGCAACCAGATCGCCTACCTGTTCGACCAGTACCGGGTGCTCGCCGGGCCGGAGAAGATCGCGGACACCATGAAGGCCGCGATCGTGTCCATTGAGGACCAGCGCTTCTACGACCACGAGGGCGTGGACTGGCGCGGCGCGATGCGCGCGCTGGTGACCAACACGGTGGAGGGCAAGGTCGCCCAGGGTGGCTCGACCCTCACCCAGCAGTACGTGAAGAACTACCTGATGCACGTGGTGGCCACGAACAAGGTCGAGCAGGCCAAGGCGCAGGAGCAGACCCCGGCCCGCAAGCTGCGCGAGATGCGCATCGCGCTGCAACTGGAGCGCAAGCTCACCAAGGACGAGATCCTCACCAGGTACCTCAACATCGTGCCCTTCGGCGCGAGCACCTACGGGGTGGCCGCGGCGGCCAAGACCTACTTCGACACCACCCCGGACAAGCTCACCATCGCCCAGGCCGCGCTGCTGGCCGGCATGGTCAACGAGCCCAGCGGCCTGAACCCCAAGCGCAACCCCGAGGCCGCGCTGACCAGGCGGAACCTGGTGATCGGCGAGATGGGGCGGCAGGGCCGGATCCCGGTGGACGTGGCCGAGACGGCCAAGAAGGAGCCGCTGGGCACCACCCCGGACTTCCGCAACCCGCCCTACGGCTGCATCGGCGCCGGCCCGGACAACGGGTTCTTCTGCAAGTACGTCATCGACTACCTGGCCAAGATCGGCTACTCCGAGGACACGTTGAAGCGCGGCGGTTTCACCATCAGGACGACCCTGGACCCCAGGGTCACCCAGGCCTCGAAGAAGGCGGTGCAGGGCCGGGTGCCCAAGGACGCCAACGGGGTGGCCAACACGATGGCGGTGGTGCAGCCGGGCAAGGACAAGCACAAGGTGCTGGCCCTGGTGGCCAACCGGGACTACGGCCTGGACCAGGACAAGGGGCAGACCACCTACGCGCTGCCCAGCGCGGCGGCGAACAAGTTCGGCGCGGGCTCGATCTACAAGATCTTCACTGCCGCCGCGGCGCTGGAGCGCGGCATGGGCATCAACAACACCATCGACACCCCGACCTCCTACACCTCCAAGGTGTTCAAGGGCGGTGCCACCCGCTGTCCACCGGCCGGTGGCGGTGAGCGCTGGTACTGCCTGAGCAACGCCGGGGACAGCTACCCGCCCCAGATGACCCTGCAGACCGCGCTGGCCACCTCGCCGAACACCGGGTTCGTCATCCTGGAGGAGCGGGTGGGCATGGGCCCGGTGGTCGACATGGCCAGCAGGCTGGGGCTGCGGGAGACCATGCAGCTCAACGTGGCCGGGGTGAAGCCGGACACCAAGTCCAAACGGGACGATCTGAACCGCTCGCAGTCGGACTACTGGCGCAACAACAAGGGCGCGTTCACCCTCGGCCCGGCCGCGGTGAGCACGCTGGAGCTGGCCAACGTGTCCGCGACGATGATCAGCGGCGGCGTGTGGTGCCCGCCGAGCCCGATCGAGCAGGTGCTGGACCGCAACGGCAAGCCGCTCCAGCTCAACGAGGCCCCGTGCGAGCAGGCGGTGCCGGAGGGCCTGGCCAACGGCCTGGTGCAGGGGCTGAGCAAGGACGACCTGCCCGGCGGCACCGCGGCCGGCGCGCGGCCCAAGGAGTGGAACCGGCCGATGCTGGGCAAGACCGGCACCACCCAGGACCACAAGTCCGCCGGGTTCGTCGGCGCCACCCCGCAGTACGCCGGCGCGGTGCTGACCTTCAACGACGGCAACCGGCCGCAGGTGATCTGCAAGGGCAACCCGCCCCGGTTGTGCGGCGGCAACACCAACGGGGGCATCTTCGGCTCCTCGGTGTCCGCGCCGACCTGGTTCGACGCGATGGGCGCCATCCACGGCGACCAGCCGGTGCAGCAGCTGCCCGGCGCGGATCCGCGCTACCTCAACGGCGGCGACGAGGCCAAGGTGCCCAACGTGGTGGGCATGATGGTCAACGAGGCCACCTCGAAGCTCCAGTCCGCCGGGTACAAGGTGACCACCCAGAACCGCAACGGCGCTCAGCCCAAGGGCACCGTGATCGGGCAGAACCCGCGCGGCGCGGCGCTGCCGGGGGAGACGATCACGCTGTGGGTGAGCACCGGCGTGGTGCCGCCGCCCACCGGCACCACCGAGCCGCCGCCCGGCGAGACGGAACCGCCGCCCACCGGCGGCATCACCATCGATCCGGTCGAGCCGACCGGCGGCGGCTGA
- a CDS encoding WhiB family transcriptional regulator: MEFNQGDWRVRASCRDEDPDQLFVRGAEQRKAKLVCMGCPVRTECLAEALDSRIEFGVWGGMTERERRALLRRRPDVVSWAELLESARRKHLDFDEVEEADYRVGLPG, encoded by the coding sequence ATGGAGTTCAACCAGGGGGACTGGCGAGTGCGGGCCTCGTGCAGGGATGAGGACCCGGACCAGCTTTTCGTCCGAGGTGCAGAGCAGCGCAAGGCCAAGCTCGTCTGCATGGGGTGCCCCGTGCGGACGGAATGCCTGGCTGAGGCGCTGGACAGTCGAATCGAGTTCGGTGTCTGGGGTGGCATGACCGAGCGGGAGCGCCGTGCTCTGCTCCGCCGCCGTCCGGACGTCGTGTCCTGGGCGGAGCTGCTGGAGTCCGCCCGCCGCAAACACCTTGACTTCGACGAGGTCGAGGAAGCCGACTACCGCGTGGGCCTGCCCGGCTGA
- a CDS encoding ArsA family ATPase: MNARPPLLDIDDLLDDAQTKVVVCCGSGGVGKTTTAAALALRAAERGRRTVVLTIDPARRLAQSLGLTELGNHPREVTVVDRPEGTEGSLHAMMLDMRRTFDEMVLSHAGPDRAEQILRNPFYQTISSSFSGTQEYMAMEKLGQLAHTGEWDLVVVDTPPSRSALDFLDAPQRLSTVLDGKIIRMLSAPARAGGRGIRRLVGAGFGLFTKVISTIIGGQLLNDASAFVQAFDSMFGGFRQRAQATYELLRSPGTAFLVVAAPEPDALREASYFVDRLAGEGMPLAGLVANRTHPVFADLPASRALAAAEDLERAGSAPLAAAVLRLHADRVAVAERERRLLARFTKAHPGVAMIGVPALPADVHDIDGLREIGARLAGR; this comes from the coding sequence GTGAACGCCCGTCCGCCGTTGCTGGACATCGACGACCTGCTGGACGACGCGCAGACCAAGGTGGTGGTGTGCTGCGGCTCCGGCGGGGTCGGCAAGACCACCACCGCGGCGGCGCTGGCCCTGCGCGCGGCCGAGCGCGGCCGCCGCACCGTGGTGCTCACCATCGACCCGGCGCGCAGGCTGGCCCAGTCCCTCGGCCTGACCGAGCTGGGCAACCACCCGCGCGAGGTGACCGTGGTGGACCGTCCGGAAGGGACGGAGGGCTCGCTGCACGCGATGATGCTGGACATGCGGCGCACCTTCGACGAGATGGTGCTCTCCCACGCCGGGCCGGACCGGGCCGAGCAGATCCTGCGCAACCCCTTCTACCAGACCATCTCCTCCTCGTTCTCCGGCACGCAGGAGTACATGGCGATGGAGAAGCTGGGGCAGCTGGCGCACACCGGCGAGTGGGACCTGGTGGTGGTGGACACCCCGCCGAGCCGGTCCGCGCTGGACTTCCTGGACGCGCCGCAGCGGCTGTCCACGGTGCTCGACGGCAAGATCATCCGGATGTTGTCCGCGCCGGCCCGCGCCGGTGGGCGGGGCATCCGGCGGCTGGTCGGCGCGGGTTTCGGGCTGTTCACCAAGGTGATCTCGACGATCATCGGCGGGCAGCTGCTCAACGACGCCTCGGCGTTCGTGCAGGCCTTCGACAGCATGTTCGGCGGCTTCCGGCAGCGCGCGCAGGCCACCTACGAGCTGCTCCGCTCGCCGGGCACCGCGTTCCTGGTGGTGGCCGCGCCGGAGCCGGACGCGCTGCGCGAGGCCTCCTACTTCGTGGACCGGCTGGCCGGTGAGGGCATGCCACTGGCCGGGTTGGTCGCCAACCGGACCCACCCGGTGTTCGCCGACCTGCCCGCCTCGCGCGCGCTCGCCGCGGCCGAGGACCTCGAACGCGCCGGTTCGGCGCCGCTGGCCGCGGCCGTGCTGCGGTTGCACGCGGACCGGGTGGCCGTAGCGGAGCGTGAGCGAAGGCTGCTCGCTCGCTTCACCAAGGCTCACCCGGGCGTGGCGATGATCGGGGTGCCCGCACTGCCCGCCGATGTGCACGACATCGACGGACTGCGTGAGATCGGCGCCCGGCTGGCCGGTCGGTGA